A single window of Salmo salar chromosome ssa21, Ssal_v3.1, whole genome shotgun sequence DNA harbors:
- the LOC123729565 gene encoding trace amine-associated receptor 13c-like: MEKDEDVQYCFQDGNSSCRKALLSTSIYITLYIFFSLISAVTVFLNILVIISISHFKQLHTPTNLLILSLAVSDLLVGLIVIPATTVAIMESCWGFGEYFCVFQIYSTFLCTSLSLGNLVLISIDRYVAVCDPLLYHSKITITRIMCCISITWCCCIIYRAAIIKNFVNVQVPSRCLTECFIVEGISWSNIIDLVITMVVPCSIIITIYMKIFVVARSQARNVFSKEAANVSGVKTVRANKSERKATKTLSIIVFNYFNCWIPFLFVFFFSFVIDNLLSVIIGFLPLVNSLINPIIYAFFYPLFKVTAKRILTLNLRRS; encoded by the coding sequence ATGGAGAAAGATGAAGATGTTCAGTACTGTTTTCAAGACGGAAACTCTTCATGCAGAAAGGCTTTGCTATCGACATCTATCTACATAACACTGTACATCTTCTTCTCATTGATTTCAGCAGTTACAGTATTTTTGAACATACTGGTGatcatctccatctctcacttcaagcagctccacactccaaccaacctgctcatcctctctctggctgtgtcAGATCTCCTGGTGGGACTGATTGTGATACCAGCAACGACTGTAGCAATAATGGAATCATGCTGGGGTTTTGGggaatatttctgtgtgtttcagatctacagTACTTTCTTATGTACTTCTTTATCTCTGGGTAATTTGGTCTTGATATCTATTGACCGCTATGTTGCTGTGTGTGATCCCTTGTTGTACCActctaaaataacaataacaagaatCATGTGTTGTATATCCATTACCTGGTGTTGTTGTATCATATACCGTGCTGCTATTATAAAAAACTTTGTAAATGTACAGGTACCAAGTAGGTGTTTGACAGAATGTTTTATTGTTGAAGGAATATCCTGGAGTAATATCATCGACCTTGTAATTACAATGGTTGTCCCATGCTCTATTATTATAACAATTTATATGAAAATCTTTGTGGTGGCCAGATCACAGGCCAGAAATGTTTTTTCAAAAGAGGCTGCCAATGTGTCTGGTGTTAAAACTGTACGGGCAAATAAGTCTGAGAGAAAAGCAACAAAAACTCTTTCTATTATTGTTTTCAACTATTTCAATTGTTGGATTCCATTtctatttgttttctttttttcttttgtaATTGACAATTTATTATCAGTTATCATCGGCTTTCTGCCTCTTGTTAATTCCTTAATTAATCCAATAATTTATGCTTTCTTTTATCCATTGTTCAAAGTGACAGCTAAACGTATTTTAACTCTGAACTTAAGGCGTTCATAG